GAGGCTCTCTGCCGGTGACCTCGTTAACGGACAGAAACTGGCATAGATTCGAGGCACGGCATCGACTCTAACCCGGTCCGGTAATTTACAGGTGGAATTAATCGATAACAGTAGGAGGAGGAGAAGTGAGGGCCACCACTCGTTCATGTTCATGGAGATAAGGTAAGCCACTGCAGACATGTGGCTCGTGAGGAAGGATGGCAAACGATAAGGATGGCATCCGCGCCCCCTCGTTAATGTGTGGTGCTCAGGGTTTGTGCGATGTCGCCTTCTGGAGAACCAACGTACAAGATGAGCCACAGGATGGTAAATATCAGGAGGGAAGGCGCGGTGGTGTTGTATGTATATATAGGGCCGGAGTTGGGAGTGGTGAGGCCTCACGGCGACGAGTCTTCTTCTTGATCTCGGGTCGAATTAGGTGAGTGTCAGAAAGAGGAATCAACGATGGTTTCCTCCATGATGGTCTCCTCGGCTGCCACCTTCACCCGGGCTTCCCCGGCTCAATCCAGCATGGTGGCGCCGTTCACCGGCCTCAAGTCCGCCTCCGCCTTCCCTGTCACCAGGAAGCCCAACGCCGACCTCTCCCACCTCCCCAGCAATGGCGGCCGAGTTCAGTGCATGAAGGTACGCACGTACAAGGCTCGTGGCTCGAGTCGGAAACCTCTGTTACCGAGATAGCCGTTACGAATCATATACTGTGGATGTAATTCTTATGACAGGTGTGGCCGATCGAGGGCGTGAAGAAGTTTGAGACCCTGTCCTACCTTCCGACAATGAAGGACGAGGCGTTGCTGAAGCAGATCGAGTACCTTCTCCGCTCCAAATGGATTCCCTGCTTGGAGTTCTGCCCCGTAAGTAACTTCACCTGCCCCATGGTGGGCATCCAGTAACCTTGATATCCAGCATGCATAACGGGGATTGAAGTCGATCGTAATGACCATAACAGAAAGGGTTCGTGTGGCGCGAGAACCACCGGTCGCCGGGGTACTACGACGGGCGGTACTGGACCATGTGGAAGCTGCCCATGTTCGGGTGCACCGACGCTGTGCAGGTGGCGAAGGAGGTGGAGGAGTGCAAGAAGGAGTACCCCCACGCCTTCATCCGCATCATCGGCTTCGACAACAACCGCCAGGTGCAGTGCATCAGTTTCATCGCCTACAAGCCGACCGGCTACTAGACGATTCGGATCCGGCTCTTCGGATTGCTTTCTTTGGTTCAGTGTTGGATGTTTCCCCTTCTCTCGTTGTCTCCTCTACGCAACCGCCGACAGTGCAGCAGCGCACTGAGGCCGTCTATGTTTTGTTTCCCCAAGAACGCGGAGCTTATATGTTAAAAAAGTATATTATGGACGTTCGCTTATTTATAATAAAGGCTACCCAATGTGTTTGATTTTACCTGTATCCGTCTGCTGTGGGTGGAAGAATCCCGTACCGTAGTTGCCAAGACGTGTGGTGTGGGGGTTGAAGCTTTGCTCTGGCCCAACCTAATGTTATCTGGGCTCTGTATTGGGCCGATCTCGGCCTACTTGGACGATGAACCGCTGGGTCAATGGTCAAACACCGCGcgcatgtcttcttcttctccctccccTACTAATTTAATGGAAATAGATATATGGACccccaaaaataaaaataaaaaatgtcctCCTCTCGCATCCGACGCACCAACAAACGGGCCGTGGCAAAAAGCAGTAGGAGAGGTTTCCTATCGTCGTCGGTCGTGAAGAGTAGCAAGTAGATCGAGCCCAAGCGAGGAACGTCACGTGCGAGCATCATTCGTGTCGGCCCCTCGCTCGTGGTGGGGTACCGTGTCGGATGATGTATATTAATGAAGCCAACCGTGTGTGATATCTCAACTCATGCTGTAATCACCGTTTGAATAGTTTGATGAATGGTGTCCATATCCACAGCATGCGTGACACATTTGGTACCTACCCATTAAAATACAATACCATTCAGAgcacttttctctctctctctctcgatttattttactttttctattattcttcttcttcttcttcttcttcttcttctttttttcctttagaTAAATCCTCCTCCGACTCCCTTCTTCCCCATTCCTATCTCCTTCCCCTCTtcggattctctctctctctctctctctagtaggGAGGCGGATAAGGTACATACATAAAAATCCCGTCTTTGCCTCCTGCGcttctttttcttcccttcttcttcgatTCTGAGGGGTGATCGGCTTCTTTTGTGGGAGATCCCTCTCGCGGTGTCGCGCGCCGGTGGTTTTCCAAACAGAGTCGGGATTTTTACTGGTTTTTGGAGTTTTCCTTTTTCTCGAAATTTCGCACCCTCCTGCTTTTATGGGAAACAGTGAAATGTTCAAACTTGCCTGCAAAGACGTCCGAGTTTTCGTAGCTGCGGCGTTGTTTCTACCGGATTCAAACGGAAAAAACCCCTTTTCTTGTTGGCTAATTTAGTTGTCACGACAGGCGTTGCCATCGTAAAGATTGGGCGAACATGAACCGCTGCGCGATGCAACAGAACCCTTTCGCCGCCTACGAAGAGATGAGGAGCGCTTTCGCCGCCGCGGAAAGGAAGCCCCCTGTCTTCTGCCCGAAGCCCCGGCGGCTCAGCCCGCCCGCTGGCGTCGCCGATCCGATCTGGCCCCTCCGTTGGCACTCGAGGTTGACATATGTAACAACTCCTCCTCTGCTACGACACCGCAAAAGTTTCTCCTTTTCGTGTATCTGATTCcacctctctctctgtctctctcttctgCTCTTCTCAGTCGTCAAGCAGATTTCGCTGATTCGAACGCCGTGGCGGACCTTCTTGATATCTTGCTCGCAAAGGTGAGATTTTTTGTTGACGTTGTAATAACATGTGTATTTGATGTAGCTGATACCGGAGAAAATAGATCTGGAAGACCTCTGTTATTGACGTCTATTATCACGATTTGTTCGCAGGATGGTGAAGAACAGAACCGAGAGGCTTCTTCGCCGCCCTTCTTCTGCGGCTCGCCTCCAGACCGTGCGGCAAACCCGGTCGTCCATGACGCCCGTTTCGGCGAGGACCGTCCGCCGCTGGCGCCGTTCGCCCCTGTGCAACCGACCCAGTCCGTCACGCCGATGTCCCCCAAGCACGCCAAGTTCGGGCTCCTGCCGGCGGCCGTGCGGGTCGAGGGTTTTGATTGCCTCGATCGCGGCTGCAGCAGCATCGCTGCTGTGGCCTGAACGCCCGCATGCGCCTCCGAGCGTTCTTTTGGAGCGCGGTGAGAGGAAGAGTGAGAGAAAGGGAGAATTGACATCAACAAATCAAAGAAAACCAGCTGTAGGAGAAGAACAAGTTGGTAATCTGGGAATGCGTTTTGGCTCTCCATGTAAACTGTACATCTTACTAGTGGTGCACCAATGTTTGTGTACTATTTGTGTGGGAGAATTGTATGTAGATATCAAAATAAGGAAGATAGAGagttaggaggaggaggagaaggaaagccAAGTTTTTTTGTGTTTTGTTTTGATCCATATGGACGGTAAGAGGTTCTATTTCATCCTGTGCTGAAATATTCATCATCTTGTATAGAACTCTTAGGAGGAAATCCTCGAATCATGAAATTGTGTATCTATTCATCATGTATAAAATTTTGTATTCCTTTACCTCTCTATGTTTATGGTGCCTCTTGGAGCTCTCGAGACGGTGGTGTTGCGATTGATGTGGATGCCACCGGCGAAAAGATGTTGCGCTTAGTGTTAGAGCATTGTTGGATGGAGATGACTGGAGACGTGGCTTCGTGTTGGAATAACGCCATCTTATCAGAGCAGATATGGTCAATATCGTCGACTGATACGAGAGGCGATGGGTAAGGAGGAAGAGGTGGAGGATAAGAAGGAAATGGGAGCAGGAGGACCCAGCAAAAGGGTGTGAGGTCATGTCTTCTCCACCGAGCTGTCTCTGTTCAAGTGGCGCTGTCGCCAAGAAAAAAAATAACCAAGTCCATGCCACCACCATTCTTGTGCTATGGCCATCTTTGAATTCTCCGCATGTGTTCGTCCGTGATGACTGACTAATTCAACAACGGATGGATCGACTCCGAGACGGACTAAATGTTCTGTGCCTAACGAAGGATGGACACAAGTGGATAATGCTTTGACAAAGGTGGCAAATTGGCAAGCGATTTCCAGGGTCTTCTGTATGCACAGAGTCATGAGCTGTAATAGGCCAATGTCGTGAACTATATAATAAATACATCGATGGAAGTCATGAGCAAGTGGGGAAAAGAAAAGCCTCGGCGATTTCTTTCTACCCGTTGCCGTCCTGCTTTGCGTCCGACCGTCTCATTCCATCCCGCATGAGATACGGTGCTGTCGGAAGAGATTCGGGCTCGCATTAGGTTCCGATCTCTCCGAGCGTTCGTTCGTTCAGACACATCGCCAGGGAAAAGAAAAAGAGTAGTAGAATCCATCCAACTTGTGCTTGCCAAATAAGCTGATAAGAGGAACGAAGGCTGGGTTCACAAGCAGTCAACGTGGCCACTTTCCACACCACGGCCTTCGTCCGCAGACCATTCCTCATCCCATCCAAGTGAGTCCAAAATCTCCACTGCTCATCTCAGGCGTGAATGCAGATAAAGAGGAAACAAGCGGACGTGTCCTCTGCGGAACATGTGGTCGGCCATGCACGTATCCCCTGTTACTCTTGGCCTCGGCGAGACGACGTGCCGATCCATGGGTGGAAGAAAGACGGAAGGAATAGGAGAGATCCCCACGACGTGCAATGTTTCATCGCCCACCGTGCTGCACTCGCACATGGTCTGCGGCTTCTCTCCGGCGCATGGAAACCAAAAATGGGATTGGTGGGAGAAACAGGATCGGAAACCTGTCTCCACGGTACCACTTTCCTTCCGGTACCCAACCGATGAAGGGATGCGTAGAGATCGTAATCGAAGCATCTGACTGCAGGAACGCTTAGAGAATTCACTCGTTGCAAGCACCATAGCCTCGTCCTCGTACCATGCCATTCTCGATGAAGGAATCAGAAACTGGGCGAAGCGAAGGACATGCCACGTAAAGCAGAAGAACAGGGCACAAAGAAAGGATTCCGGTGGAGAATAAAGAGGGAGGAGAGTCTGGTCCATTGCTTTTGTCGACAGATGGGTATCGTTTGAGACCCACCTGGATCGCTATGGtgatgatagatagat
This Musa acuminata AAA Group cultivar baxijiao chromosome BXJ1-2, Cavendish_Baxijiao_AAA, whole genome shotgun sequence DNA region includes the following protein-coding sequences:
- the LOC135584995 gene encoding uncharacterized protein LOC135584995, which produces MNRCAMQQNPFAAYEEMRSAFAAAERKPPVFCPKPRRLSPPAGVADPIWPLRWHSSRQADFADSNAVADLLDILLAKDGEEQNREASSPPFFCGSPPDRAANPVVHDARFGEDRPPLAPFAPVQPTQSVTPMSPKHAKFGLLPAAVRVEGFDCLDRGCSSIAAVA
- the RBCS gene encoding ribulose bisphosphate carboxylase small subunit, chloroplastic (The RefSeq protein has 3 substitutions compared to this genomic sequence) translates to MVSSMMVSSAATFTRASPAQSSMVAPFTGLKSASAFPVTRKPNADLSHLPSNGGRVQCMKVWPIEGMKKFETLSYLPTLKDEELLKQIEYLLRSKWIPCLEFCPKGFVWRENHRSPGYYDGRYWTMWKLPMFGCTDAVQVAKEVEECKKEYPHAFIRIIGFDNNRQVQCISFIAYKPTGY